A genomic segment from Deinococcota bacterium encodes:
- a CDS encoding branched-chain amino acid ABC transporter permease: MDLSLLLQAIVSGVFASGLYALVAVGLAIAIGVIGIVNFAHGEFFMVGAFLAYALFVTFGFDPVVSLFFVAPAMFALGAVIYRGTIHYVLGAPELNQMLLTFGIGIILQNLALLIWGGDPRTISGVPYRAIGYQFETLLGRVSIGVVPLASFLVSLLLVGGLYYVLAATPFGKAMRAVAQNRIGASLVGLEVNRIYLVAFALSAALAGLAGVMIAVIQSPTPTVGFAFTLKAFAIVVLAGLGNIRGILWASLLVALSESLVATMVPGGDALRNAVFFAIIFVVLVWRGWRVA, translated from the coding sequence ATGGACCTTTCTCTCTTGCTGCAAGCGATTGTTTCGGGCGTCTTCGCCTCCGGGCTCTATGCGCTCGTGGCGGTGGGCCTGGCCATCGCCATCGGCGTGATCGGCATCGTCAACTTCGCCCACGGCGAGTTTTTCATGGTCGGGGCCTTTTTGGCCTACGCGCTTTTCGTCACCTTCGGTTTCGACCCCGTCGTCTCGTTATTTTTCGTCGCGCCGGCGATGTTCGCTCTCGGCGCGGTCATCTATAGGGGCACCATCCACTACGTCTTGGGCGCGCCCGAGCTCAACCAGATGCTCCTGACCTTTGGCATCGGCATCATCTTGCAGAACCTGGCGCTGCTCATCTGGGGCGGCGATCCCCGCACCATTTCAGGCGTGCCCTACCGCGCCATCGGCTACCAGTTCGAGACCCTCTTAGGCCGCGTGAGCATCGGGGTGGTGCCGCTTGCCAGCTTTCTCGTCTCGCTGCTGCTGGTGGGCGGCCTCTACTACGTGCTCGCCGCCACGCCCTTCGGCAAGGCGATGCGGGCGGTGGCGCAAAACCGCATCGGCGCCAGCCTGGTGGGGCTCGAGGTGAACCGCATCTACCTCGTCGCCTTTGCGCTGTCGGCGGCCCTGGCCGGGCTGGCGGGCGTGATGATCGCCGTCATCCAGTCGCCGACGCCCACCGTCGGCTTCGCCTTTACCCTGAAGGCCTTCGCCATCGTGGTCTTGGCGGGGCTCGGCAACATCAGGGGCATCCTCTGGGCCTCGCTGTTGGTGGCGCTGTCCGAGTCGCTGGTGGCGACGATGGTGCCGGGCGGCGACGCGCTGCGCAACGCGGTCTTCTTCGCCATCATCTTCGTGGTCCTGGTCTGGCGCGGCTGGAGAGTAGCGTGA